The stretch of DNA atattaaaactaattcCAATGAATCTTATTTGTAAAGTGAATAGTATAACCtcttataaataattgagttgaatatatttttaatcattataaaattttaattttttattttaatttttgtataaaaaaatataattttattataaaattatttatcaaacaattttagtttcttttaaaataaactatatttaattttcctttaatttaaataatatttaacaaacatattaaaaacattataatataatatttataaaaaaattaaaatcaaaattaaaattttgaactaatatttttgacaaagttttaataatattattttcattaaaaatatatattaatttaagggtgagactaaaaattataattaatttaacctCCAAACATAGAGAAGGAGTGAGAAATctgtgaaaacaaaaaatagagaaGGGCATTAAATAAGTGAAAGTGTGAAACGGTGGGCTGTTGATAAAAGCTGAAGGAAAGGGCAAAACCGGAAAGCCAAAAAGTTGCATGCAAAAACTCAGAGTTTAAGGGCAGAATAAGAAGACGCTTGTGAATGATATCATACCAATTTATTACCAAGATTCTTATTTCTTCATACTCTATATAACACTATCCCACCAAAAACCTCTCTGCTTTAATCTCCTCTGTTTCTaccctttttttctttctaaaaaaccAAAACACAATCATCATGTTTTCTCCAACCATATACTAATATGTAACATTATTATAGTCACATTAATAAGAATAATACTATCGTTACAATGGCTTCagaatcatattcatattcatcTTCATCCATGAAACTCTTGTTGTTTATGGTTCCTCTCATAATTGTTGCTGGACTTGTATCTGTATTAGGTCCTAATCCTTCTAATTGGGTTCTTATTCCTAATCAACCTCTCTTATGGAGTTCTGTTACTACATCTTCATCAGAAAGTGGTTCTCTTATGGAAAAAGTTCAAGCTGTTTCATTtgattttcataataataacaagGAAGTGAAAGCTATATCTGATGATGACACTTTTTTCAATCAATCTTCTACTCCACCACTTTCTATTCAAACACTTCAAAAATTGGTAAGAGATTagtattaattttctttttatccaTTACTTAAACtttggattttcctttttattttattttattaagaagTAGTGTAGAAGGTTCTTAATTTGTTggaaatttttcataaattatttgatGATGGTTACATGCTAAAGAAGGAAAGAATGTAAAAAAGGAAAGAATTTAAGATGTAATAAAGCGATTGACGTATCTTTTTAATTTCTcactttttcttaaaaaatatatgcgATTCTTTTCTTTGATAATATCATGAATGACTAGAGATAGAATCTTTAagatttttgtgaaaaaattgtgaaattttaatatattattttttattcttacaaAAAAGAAACTTGGTGTATTTAGTACACAAACTGTGGTTATCCTTTTTtatctaaattaaattttaaagcgAAAGCATATTTGGAAGATTTCCCTCGTgagaacaatttaaaattttgcacTAGTCTTTAGGAGACAAATTTGCTTTGTGATATGGAAAGATTTGATCTTACCCCAATTGCTGGATCTAGTTGGATACCATAATGTAACGATCCTAGGAATTAATTACGGATTTCAGAAATAAATTTCTTGATTATTCTCCCTAGTAAATATAATCACATGTCACATATTTCACTCTCATGTATTCTAAAATACCTCTTGTATTTGTTTGTAgacaatttttatttagtaatttGATAAGAGACTGAATGATTATATATTCAAGGACGAAATGACTACTACCATATATAGCACTATAATTTGACCCCATTTACCTTGGATTTTACTAGGTTTAAAATTCTCATGTTACCGTCATAAGTTGAGCTTTTGGTATGAGCGTGACAACTCTGAATCTTGTTTGGATTTTTTCCTCAAATTATTCTACACTTTTAAATCTCGGTAATCGATTTTGAGTATTACacatacattaaattaattttatttgatctCAACCATTGATCTAGATTGGCCAGTTGCATCAATTATTGCGTTATTATGCCAAATAATTATCCTTGGGATGATTGCTAATATGCTATTAGTTATAAGTTTTGCACTAGTCTTAGACCATGTTCAGTTTACATTATTCTTAATACATATTATGTACATTCAGCCCTGCAGAAGAATCAATGACTATGAACAATTTGGTATTGAAAAGGTAGGTGTCGTTTTCCCTTTGAAAGAGGGAAACAGACGAGAAACTTTACATTAACTTCTCATGTTTTATTATAGAATTGGGTTAGATTAGATTTCCACAAACGACGTGTTAGGTAGTTCATAGTAGTATAATCAGAGTTAACATTAATTAATGAATGAGTTTTTTGAGAGTTTTAATAGTAAATATTAATGATCCATCAAATTTCCTTACCAGAACAAAGATGAAGAAAGTGACAATGCCTCTCAAATCTGGACCAATACAACTTCTATGAATGAATCTTACTATATTCCTCTAGAGAAACCAAACCTTCCAAGAAAGTTCAGCATCTTAGACAGAACAGAAGCCGGTCTACTACAAGCTCGAGCCGCAATACGGAAAGCAAGAAATGGGAATCAAACACAAGACATAGACTATGTTCCAATAGGACCAATGTATTACAATCCTAATGCATTTCACAGGTAAATAATGCACAATATTTCTTTTGATATCTAAATTATTCATTATTTGCTATAATTCACTCGCCTTActttgtaaaatttatatttgctATCTCACAGGAGTTATTTAGAAATGGAGAAACAGTTTAAAGTATTTGTCTACGAAGAAGGGGAGCCTCCAGTTTTCCACAATGGACCTTGCAAAAGTATATACTCCATGGAAGGAAATTTCATCCACACAATTGAGATGAATGACCAATTCCGAACAAGAGACCCCGATAAGGCGCACGtatttttccttccttttagTGTAGCAATGATGGTCCAATTTGTCTATGTTCGTGACTCTCATGATTTTAGCCCCATAAAGAAAACCGTCGCCGATTATATCAATGTCATTTCCGAAAGATACCCCTTTTGGAACCGAAGTCTCGGAGCTGATCATTTCATGCTTTCTTGCCATGATTGGGTAAGTATATCACTATATCAATTTAAATTCTAAGTCCGCACATTCTCAATTTGATCATGGATAATTACTTgctaacaaaattatatattgcgGTCGTGGTTCTCAATATTGAAAATATTGTTCATACCACTTTAATCACAGGCATATTACAATATAGACAACAAAATTTTCGATAGTGACAGTGTAATTGAGATTGTAGTCACATAtcacaatctttttttttaaaaaaaatacacaagcCCGTAAGTAATGTACTAATGTTTAAATTATTATGTTGCTTCGATTTCAGGGGCCCGAGGTATCAAATTCAGTTCCAAACTTGTACAAGAATTCGATTCGTGCACTATGCAATGCCAACACCTCCGAGGGATTCAAACCAGCAAAGGATGTATCTTTTCCAGAAATCAATCTTCAAACCGGTACAATACATGGTTTTGTAGGCGGGCCATCTCCATCCAAGCGATCAGTTTTAGCTTTCTTTGCCGGCGGGCTTCACGGGCCCATTAGGCCCATTCTACTTGATCATTGGGAAAACAAAGATGAAGACATTCAAGTTCACAAGTACCTTCCAAAGGGTGTGTCTTACTATGACATGTTAAGAAAAAGCAAGTTTTGTCTTTGTCCTAGTGGATACGAGGTAGCAAGTCCAAGAGTGGTGGAAGCAATCTACACAGGTTGTGTTCCAGTGCTGATTTCAGATCATTATGTTCCTCCATTCAGTGATGTTTTGAATTGGAAATCGTTTTCTGTTGAGGTTTCAGTTGATGATATACCTAACTTGAAGAAAATTCTGTTGAGTATTTCACCCAGACAGTATATAAGAATGCAGAGAAGAGTAGGACAAGTTAGGAGACATTTTGAGGTACATTCTCCACCTAAGAGATTTGACGTGTTTCATATGATCCTTCATTCTATTTGGCTTAGAAGATTAAACTTCAGAGTCCATGATGACCAATAACATATATAAGATTATTAATTACGGTTGGGGAATTAGTTTCTGGtagggttttttttttgggttggGGAATTAATTTCTGGTAGGGTTTTTTTTTGGGTAAGTTTttgaatagttttttatttggtAATGTAAGATGATTGTGTGaatgtaattttctttttcgTTTCATGTgatgtataaaattattaagtaataaaagtgatattttaatttctcaTATTGGATGCCTGTGCTATATCTAGTAGAGTAGTAGTATTATGTTTTTTGGTGAATTGTCTCTAGTAGTATCATTGTATTTCCTAATACTGCAAATATTAGACTGAAAATATttgcacatttttttttttacagatatTTGCACATCTAATCTAATTTTTtacatatgatatgatattgGCATATCTTACATAATCTTGATTGTCAAAAAAAATCCTAGtactttcttttaaaatattggaaTATCAATAAAAAGGATGAACATTAGCTAGTAAATAGTAAGGAGGTTCTCTTTGCTAGAGCATGAGTTGACAGATTGAAGTGTCTCCTATCAAACTTAATGTGAGAGTCATAAAAATGAGGAAACTCATAGACATCTTTTCAATTGTAAAAATTGTCAACAATCCGTTTAGAACTCCCGCGCAATGGACTGCTTGATTTTCATAGAGATAAagtttgaatcaaataattcattggTGATGTTTTGTATTTCGGGAAGCAATTTGAATCCAATTATCGTCTTTGGTGGAATATCTACTATCATTCTATCAATCACAttgtttctttttctatttttaagaattaaatttgaaatcttATTTAACAAACCTAACTTTAACTATACTcagtcaatatatttttttttttaacaaaagtttAGATCAATTTAATGTTAGTTTGCgcttttaatttaaatcatataaaatgatatcaatagtttctttaaaaaaaaatatagtttactACTCTTGTTTTTTGTATTCAAcatcatagttttaaatttcaTTGTAATATAAAGAATTTTGTGAACTCCATAGCTGATATTATAATTACAATTTCGTATCtgatattttttcatattttacaacaatataaataatacaACATAAATCCCtattgttttaataatttaaaatcatacttTAACACATAGGATTCACTCATTTCTCTTTTTTCAAACACATTACATCACTAGTTTAGAAGATAGATGTCATCACCAAGGAGTTTCTTAGGCTACGTGCAACACTTACACACATACATGTCAACACAATATTCTCAAACACGGACACCCTTTTTCTCCACGTGTCACTCTGTTACTATCTTTCCTCCACGTGTCACTCTCCCTTAAAATATGTTCCCTCAAAGTTTTGCTTCCTACACACACCACATTCAAACACCGACTTTGCTTCCTTCACATAATATATACCCATCACCACAATCCATATACACATGAAATTCAAAGCATTATTATAACTCACTGcattcttcttttctttttacataaaaaagTTGGATCAAAATCTACAAAAATTGAATGGCGTCGAGGAAAGATTTCAAGGAAGACAGAGCCGAAGCAGCTGCAAAACTAGCTGCAAAAGACATCGGCGACGTAAACAGAGCAAACGAACGAGAAGAAGGATACAATCTTAATTCCGAAATACAGTTCAAACAAGCACGTGCTGAAGCAGCTTCAAAACTCGCTGCTAAAGATCTGGAAGACGTTAACAGAGCAAAAGAAAGAACATTGAATGCTTCTTCTGAAACAGGGTATTATCAAGAAGAGAAACCCGGCGTTATTGGATCAATGCTGAAAGCGGTGAACAACACTTTCGGACACGCGAAAGATGCTGTTGTTGGTAAGAGTAACGAAGCTGGTGAAAAAGTAAAGGAAACTTCTGATTATGCTTATCAGAAAGCGAAGGAAACAAAAGACAGCACTGCGAACAAAACAGGGGAATATGCTGATTGTGCTGCGGAGAAAGCGAAGGAGACGAAAGATGCGACGGTGAATAAAGCTGGAGAGTATAAGGATTATGCTGCAGAGAAGGCGAAGGAAGCGAAAGACGTGACGGTGGAGAAAGCGAAAGAGGTGAAAGATGCGACAGTGAATAAGGCGGGAGAGTATAAAGATTATACGGCTGAGAAGGCTAAAGAAGGGAAGGATGGTACTGTGGGGAAACTTGGTGAGTTGAAGGATTCGGCTGCTGATGCTGCTAAGAGAGCTATGGGTTTCTTTTCTGCGAAGAAAGAGGAAACTAAGGTTAATTTGCTTCTAACTTTCATTGCTTTTTTGAAATTGTGAGTTTATTGAGAATGTGTGATTAATTGTGTGGCTTGCAGGAAATGGTGAGTGGAACAGAGGAAGAATATGCAAGGAGAAGAATGGATGATTTAAGTGTGGAAGGAGGGAGGCGGGGTAGAGAGAAATTGGTAGTGAAGGTGGATGAGAGTCGTCCTGGAGTGGTGTCTGATGGGCTCAGAGCAGCTGCCGGAGTAGATCACAGTGGAGGACATTTGGAGGAAGAAGGCACCATACATGTTGAGCGTCGTCGTGAGAAAATgtgatcatcatcatcatatgcAATCTTCTTGTTGCCATGTCAGTACTATATATATGATCACTACTTTTCTGTAATCATAATGTgttttttgtaataataataatattttgttactatttttttttttttgcttttttttaatcttaattaatCGAATCCTTTTGTCTTTTTAGGGAGTGGAATTAGtagttttttttcattttcaagtGCAAGGTTATGAATGGGTGGAGGCATGATAAACCCAGGCCTGGAAATAGCACATAATAATCGAGTTGGGCTCTTTTTTATTTCCACGGGCTATTTTTCATTGTTTGGAACTTGGGCTTATAAATGCATGTCACTGATTCTTAATAGAATAAACCCAACGCTTATGAATGCATGTGGCTGATTCTAAAGAGAATAAACCCAGATAAACTATAACGATGACTTTTTAAAATACACCCTTTGATTAGTCAATTTAAGGTGtcttttgaaaagaaaataaatgtattttataaatgtttgaaattatggACTTTAGGAAAAGAACGAATTTATTActtaaagaatatttttaaagaGTTTATTACTTAAAGAATATTTCTAAGTCGCTTTTAATGCATGGAAAAAATAGTCATGGGATAGTTGCTTTAGGGTTAGTAAGTAATCATGATGTTTGTTAAGTAAAGATTGATTTGAGGATAATCTCCATCCCATAAAAACATCTATTTCATTCTCATTTGTTCACTTTTACAAACATATAATGAGACATTATAGACATAAAGTAACGTGCCAAGCATGAGAGAAGTTCAGCTTTCTCTTCTCCTTTCTTCGGGTCTTTGAGTTCTGTGTATGTGTGTCATGCGCTAAGAgtgataattttaaatatcatccaaaatttaataattttaaatatttctttactttatattatataaattgtaAAATGATCTCTATAGTTTTTGCGagtttaaatgattttatattttttaaaatttttatattagtttctaaaaattgcaaaatagtctgtttttaacttttacaaatttttaattttggtccaattataagatttattttttgtctaaaaattttagaaatttataaaaatagtctaaatttttaagaacaattctttttttcaaaaaaaagttaaaaataaaagaaatttaactgAAACATTTAGATTGtctgtaattttaattttatttaaataataatttaaataatatttacaatGAAGAAACTTTATAAGGTATTTTGTCAtacataaatttagaaaaatttaaatactttttaaaattaataatttcaaatatttttttcttcataaaatatgaattatgaaattatctttgtaattttttcaaatttccaaATTTGATATTATGTGCTTTAAAATTTGTACATTAATCcctatattttttacaaattaatattaaaaatttaacaaaaatagtttcTCTAATTATGAAagaattttgaaaacaaatactattttaacaagttaattattgatatttttctatgtaaaagaaaattgaaattcaCCTTGAGTTAACTTCTCAAATTATCACTGTCATCTCATTGTCATCTCATAGTGATTGACTTTAGGAGTATTTAGTGACTATTAGCATGTGTAATTTTATACTCTATCACTTTACTAAATGAcacatcaattttataaaattatacattattttacaaaattatattttattaatagtatataaataaaatggaaaCTAGAGTttacataaattagaaaaagagattaataaataataatggttgtaataaaaatataatattaactatttaattggcatatgatatataaaatcagacaacaacaaaattagacaatttttgtgtgttaaaattgtttatagaaaaatgttaataaatatttttaagggtatttactaagaaaaaaaaaaagacaatttaaaatgtataaaaatttaactcttttaaaatttaaaatatattattttcaatataaaatatttttagttcttaaCAAATACTTTTAAGATATTTGTTAGTAAGTAAGTTGTGGgacacaaataatattattattagaagATACTAATAAGTGGTTAACATTGTAACATGCTGCCAACAATTAGTATTTTTGTCTAATTGGTAAATGGAAAGCCTTTCTCAAATGAttattatttatcttcaattaaCTAATATAATATA from Cicer arietinum cultivar CDC Frontier isolate Library 1 chromosome 3, Cicar.CDCFrontier_v2.0, whole genome shotgun sequence encodes:
- the LOC101491844 gene encoding probable glycosyltransferase At5g03795, giving the protein MASESYSYSSSSMKLLLFMVPLIIVAGLVSVLGPNPSNWVLIPNQPLLWSSVTTSSSESGSLMEKVQAVSFDFHNNNKEVKAISDDDTFFNQSSTPPLSIQTLQKLNKDEESDNASQIWTNTTSMNESYYIPLEKPNLPRKFSILDRTEAGLLQARAAIRKARNGNQTQDIDYVPIGPMYYNPNAFHRSYLEMEKQFKVFVYEEGEPPVFHNGPCKSIYSMEGNFIHTIEMNDQFRTRDPDKAHVFFLPFSVAMMVQFVYVRDSHDFSPIKKTVADYINVISERYPFWNRSLGADHFMLSCHDWGPEVSNSVPNLYKNSIRALCNANTSEGFKPAKDVSFPEINLQTGTIHGFVGGPSPSKRSVLAFFAGGLHGPIRPILLDHWENKDEDIQVHKYLPKGVSYYDMLRKSKFCLCPSGYEVASPRVVEAIYTGCVPVLISDHYVPPFSDVLNWKSFSVEVSVDDIPNLKKILLSISPRQYIRMQRRVGQVRRHFEVHSPPKRFDVFHMILHSIWLRRLNFRVHDDQ
- the LOC101492177 gene encoding uncharacterized protein; its protein translation is MASRKDFKEDRAEAAAKLAAKDIGDVNRANEREEGYNLNSEIQFKQARAEAASKLAAKDLEDVNRAKERTLNASSETGYYQEEKPGVIGSMLKAVNNTFGHAKDAVVGKSNEAGEKVKETSDYAYQKAKETKDSTANKTGEYADCAAEKAKETKDATVNKAGEYKDYAAEKAKEAKDVTVEKAKEVKDATVNKAGEYKDYTAEKAKEGKDGTVGKLGELKDSAADAAKRAMGFFSAKKEETKEMVSGTEEEYARRRMDDLSVEGGRRGREKLVVKVDESRPGVVSDGLRAAAGVDHSGGHLEEEGTIHVERRREKM